Proteins encoded together in one Streptomyces sp. TLI_171 window:
- a CDS encoding acetolactate synthase large subunit, which translates to MTEHAATPRRGDHPAAHAPGQQTTETMTGAQSLIRSLEAVGADTVFGIPGGAILPAYDPLMDSTKVRHILVRHEQGAGHAATGYAQATGRVGVCMATSGPGATNLVTPIADAYMDSVPMVAITGQVASKAIGTDAFQEADICGITMPITKHNYLVTDPAEIPRVIAEAFHIAATGRPGPVLVDIAKDALQATTVFRWPVETSLPGYRPVTKPHAKQIREAAKLLVNAKRPVLYVGGGVLKAKAGAELRILAELTGAPVVTTLMAIGVFPDSHPQHLGMPGMHGSVPAVTALQKSDLLFTLGARFDDRVTGKLDSFAPNAKVVHADIDPAEIGKNRPADVPIVGDAREVLADLIVAVQAEFDAGHRGDYADWWSRLNEWKTTYPLGYEPAPAGELSPQQVIERIGQLVGPDAIYAAGVGQHQMWASQFIQFEKPATWLNSGGAGTMGYAVPAAMGAKAGRPDTPVWAIDGDGCFQMTNQELTTCTLNNLPIKVAVINNGSLGMVRQWQTLFYNQRYSNTVLHAGPGHDGIEPPAQGTRVPDFVLLSEAMGAVGLRCERPEDLDDVIKQAMEINDRPVVIDFIVHQDAMVWPMVAAGTSNDEILFARGVRPDFGDDLD; encoded by the coding sequence ATGACTGAGCACGCCGCAACCCCCCGCCGCGGGGACCACCCGGCAGCCCACGCTCCGGGTCAGCAGACCACCGAGACCATGACCGGCGCGCAGTCGCTCATCCGCTCGCTCGAGGCCGTAGGGGCCGACACGGTCTTCGGCATCCCCGGTGGTGCGATCCTCCCCGCCTACGACCCGCTGATGGACTCCACCAAGGTCCGCCACATCCTGGTCCGCCACGAGCAGGGCGCCGGCCACGCCGCGACCGGCTACGCGCAGGCCACCGGCCGGGTCGGCGTCTGCATGGCCACCTCGGGTCCGGGCGCGACCAACCTGGTCACCCCGATCGCCGACGCCTACATGGACTCGGTGCCGATGGTCGCCATCACCGGCCAGGTCGCCTCCAAGGCGATCGGCACGGACGCCTTCCAGGAGGCGGACATCTGCGGCATCACCATGCCGATCACCAAGCACAACTACCTGGTGACCGACCCGGCCGAGATCCCGCGCGTCATCGCGGAGGCCTTCCACATCGCCGCCACCGGCCGCCCCGGCCCGGTCCTGGTCGACATCGCCAAGGACGCCCTGCAGGCGACCACGGTCTTCCGCTGGCCGGTCGAGACCTCGCTGCCGGGCTACCGCCCCGTCACCAAGCCGCACGCCAAGCAGATCCGCGAGGCCGCCAAGCTGCTGGTGAACGCCAAGCGCCCGGTGCTGTACGTCGGCGGCGGCGTGCTCAAGGCCAAGGCCGGCGCCGAACTGCGGATCCTGGCCGAGCTGACCGGCGCCCCCGTGGTCACCACCCTGATGGCGATCGGCGTCTTCCCGGACAGCCACCCGCAGCACCTGGGCATGCCCGGCATGCACGGCTCGGTCCCCGCCGTCACCGCACTGCAGAAGTCCGACCTGCTGTTCACCCTGGGCGCCCGCTTCGACGACCGGGTCACCGGCAAGCTGGACTCCTTCGCCCCGAACGCCAAGGTCGTGCACGCCGACATCGACCCGGCGGAGATCGGCAAGAACCGCCCGGCGGACGTCCCGATCGTCGGCGACGCCCGCGAGGTGCTGGCCGACCTGATCGTCGCCGTCCAGGCCGAGTTCGACGCCGGCCACCGCGGCGACTACGCGGACTGGTGGAGCAGGCTCAACGAGTGGAAGACCACCTACCCGCTGGGCTACGAGCCCGCCCCCGCCGGCGAGCTGTCCCCGCAGCAGGTGATCGAGCGGATCGGCCAGCTGGTCGGCCCGGACGCCATCTACGCCGCGGGCGTCGGCCAGCACCAGATGTGGGCCAGCCAGTTCATCCAGTTCGAGAAGCCCGCGACCTGGCTGAACTCCGGCGGCGCCGGGACGATGGGTTACGCCGTCCCCGCCGCGATGGGCGCCAAGGCCGGCCGGCCGGACACCCCGGTCTGGGCGATCGACGGCGACGGCTGCTTCCAGATGACCAATCAGGAACTGACCACCTGCACCCTGAACAACCTCCCGATCAAGGTCGCGGTCATCAACAACGGGTCGCTGGGCATGGTCCGCCAGTGGCAGACCCTGTTCTACAACCAGCGGTACTCCAACACCGTGCTGCACGCCGGTCCCGGTCACGACGGCATCGAGCCGCCCGCCCAGGGCACCCGCGTCCCCGACTTCGTGCTGCTCTCCGAGGCGATGGGCGCGGTCGGCCTGCGCTGCGAGCGCCCGGAGGACCTGGACGACGTGATCAAGCAGGCGATGGAGATCAACGACCGCCCGGTGGTCATCGACTTCATCGTCCACCAGGACGCCATGGTCTGGCCGATGGTCGCGGCCGGCACCAGCAACGACGAGATCCTGTTCGCCCGGGGCGTGCGCCCCGACTTCGGCGACGACCTGGACTGA
- a CDS encoding S8 family serine peptidase: MRTRLGLLAALALLAPGPSSPRRPPPARPAGPSTTVLVELDTEPAAAAWRRAQDDARRERRTPEQTRRAAAAAGSAQRAAADRSLDALTERLRHAAPGARPLYRTRTLVSGLALRLPAAELPRLAGLPGVRAVRPVALKRRTNGYSVPLTGAPQVWDGPAGTTGEGVRIGIVDSGIDYTHADFGGPGTVEAYRSVNGAAPAPAGLFPNAKVTGGKDLVGDDYNPDPAAEHYQPDPHPDDNPIDCAANGHGSHVAGTAAGLGVTADGKPYRGPYRPGLDPAGFKVAPGAAPGAQLYAIRVFGCDGSTDQLAAALDLAADPDGDGDLTDRLDVVNLSLGSPYGRPGDADALAADRLAALGTVVVAASGNEGDLYGIGGSPGTAARVLTTAASVDPHGDADGITVLAPAALAGEVPAHWSSKYTRWDTAEVSGELAVPAEQSDGCAAFSPADAERLRGRIAVLRWTTKDPDRACGSAPRADHAADAGAVGTLYAADGDNLGEIAGDDRIPAAILARADGERLLAALADGPVTVRLAIPGNPLHGAVPQDQPQRTDTLTSFTSRGIGVDGIVKPDLAAPGETIWSAKAGSGTGGMREDGTSMATPHLAGLAALVRAAHPDWTAAEVKAALMNTAADTHLHDDRTGPVYGPERTGSGRARVDAAVRTPALAYAARPEGAVGVSFGVVEATGATIATREVTVRNLSDRQLDYATGYSPSTTVPGAAFALAPARVELPPHGAATVTVTLRLGPDLGRAPDPTLDLVQAGHARTYRAELSGRLTLTPSDEALPALRVPLFAAPRAATAATGLGTAAAFAVSGGARPGLLSVLQPGGEGPRWPDCPAEDLCVDDPADRAANLHYAAAAVDAHGMLYLAAVLWAPATTPAGAVGVRASLDVDGDGAPDATVLADRLKGSDVLIARTLDARTGAELDVQPLNGRWGDTDTALLDSDTLLLPVRRSALPPLTDPRYTLWTSPTDDPADALTTLGPYPLDPTLATPVLTPARPGQVLHTPLSNALLLHHLNPVGGRVQLLTSRRPPG, from the coding sequence GTGCGCACCCGCCTCGGCCTCCTCGCCGCCCTCGCCCTGCTCGCCCCGGGGCCGTCGTCCCCGCGTCGGCCGCCGCCCGCCCGGCCGGCCGGGCCGAGCACGACCGTCCTCGTGGAGCTCGACACCGAGCCCGCCGCCGCCGCCTGGCGGCGCGCCCAGGACGACGCCCGCCGGGAGCGTCGCACGCCCGAGCAGACCCGGCGCGCCGCGGCCGCCGCCGGCAGCGCCCAACGCGCCGCCGCCGACCGGTCGTTGGACGCCCTCACCGAGCGGCTGCGGCACGCCGCTCCCGGGGCGCGCCCGCTGTACCGCACCCGCACCCTGGTCAGCGGCCTGGCCCTGCGGCTGCCCGCCGCCGAACTCCCGCGGCTGGCCGGGCTCCCCGGGGTGCGCGCCGTCCGGCCCGTCGCGCTCAAGCGCCGCACCAACGGGTACTCGGTGCCGCTCACCGGCGCCCCGCAGGTCTGGGACGGCCCCGCGGGCACCACCGGCGAGGGCGTCCGGATCGGCATCGTCGACTCCGGCATCGACTACACCCACGCCGACTTCGGCGGCCCCGGCACCGTCGAGGCCTACCGCTCGGTGAACGGCGCCGCGCCCGCGCCCGCCGGGCTGTTCCCCAACGCCAAGGTGACCGGCGGCAAGGACCTGGTCGGCGACGACTACAACCCCGACCCCGCCGCCGAGCACTACCAGCCCGACCCGCACCCCGACGACAACCCGATCGACTGCGCCGCCAACGGCCACGGCAGCCACGTCGCCGGCACCGCCGCCGGGCTCGGCGTCACCGCCGACGGCAAGCCCTACCGCGGCCCCTACCGGCCCGGCCTCGACCCCGCCGGGTTCAAGGTCGCCCCCGGCGCGGCCCCCGGCGCCCAGCTGTACGCGATCCGGGTGTTCGGCTGCGACGGCTCCACCGACCAGCTCGCCGCCGCCCTCGACCTGGCCGCCGACCCCGACGGCGACGGCGATCTCACCGACCGCCTCGACGTGGTCAACCTCTCCCTCGGCAGTCCCTACGGCCGCCCCGGCGACGCCGACGCGCTCGCCGCGGACCGGCTCGCCGCCCTCGGCACCGTGGTGGTCGCCGCCTCCGGCAACGAGGGCGACCTGTACGGCATCGGCGGCAGCCCCGGCACCGCAGCCCGCGTCCTCACCACCGCCGCCTCCGTCGACCCGCACGGCGACGCCGACGGCATCACCGTGCTCGCCCCCGCCGCCCTGGCCGGCGAGGTCCCCGCGCACTGGAGCAGCAAGTACACCCGCTGGGACACCGCCGAGGTCAGCGGCGAACTCGCCGTCCCCGCAGAGCAGTCCGACGGCTGCGCCGCCTTCTCGCCGGCCGACGCCGAGCGCCTGCGCGGAAGGATCGCCGTCCTGCGCTGGACCACCAAGGACCCGGACCGGGCCTGCGGCTCCGCCCCGCGCGCCGACCACGCCGCCGACGCCGGCGCGGTGGGCACGCTCTACGCCGCCGACGGCGACAACCTCGGCGAGATCGCCGGCGACGACCGGATCCCCGCCGCGATCCTGGCCCGCGCCGACGGCGAACGCCTGCTCGCCGCCCTGGCCGACGGCCCGGTCACCGTCCGCCTCGCCATCCCGGGCAACCCGCTGCACGGCGCCGTCCCGCAGGACCAGCCGCAGCGCACCGACACCCTCACCTCCTTCACCTCCCGCGGCATCGGCGTCGACGGCATCGTCAAACCCGACCTCGCAGCCCCCGGCGAGACCATCTGGTCCGCCAAGGCCGGCAGCGGCACCGGCGGCATGCGCGAGGACGGCACCTCGATGGCCACCCCCCACCTGGCCGGTCTCGCCGCCCTGGTCCGCGCCGCCCATCCCGACTGGACCGCGGCCGAGGTCAAGGCCGCCCTGATGAACACCGCCGCCGACACCCACCTGCACGACGACCGCACCGGCCCCGTGTACGGCCCCGAGCGCACCGGCAGCGGCCGGGCCCGGGTCGACGCCGCCGTCCGCACCCCCGCCCTCGCGTACGCCGCCCGGCCGGAGGGCGCGGTCGGCGTCTCCTTCGGCGTGGTCGAGGCCACCGGCGCCACCATCGCCACCCGCGAGGTGACCGTCCGCAACCTGAGCGACCGTCAGCTCGACTACGCCACCGGCTACTCGCCCTCCACCACGGTGCCCGGCGCGGCCTTCGCCCTCGCGCCCGCCCGGGTCGAACTCCCGCCGCACGGCGCCGCCACCGTCACCGTCACCCTCCGGCTCGGCCCCGACCTCGGCCGCGCCCCCGACCCCACCCTGGACCTGGTCCAGGCCGGGCACGCCCGCACCTACCGCGCCGAACTCTCCGGGCGCCTCACCCTCACCCCGTCCGACGAGGCCCTCCCCGCGCTCCGCGTCCCGCTGTTCGCGGCCCCGCGCGCCGCGACCGCCGCCACCGGCCTCGGCACCGCCGCCGCCTTCGCGGTCTCCGGCGGCGCCCGGCCCGGCCTGCTCTCCGTCCTGCAGCCCGGCGGCGAGGGCCCGCGCTGGCCCGACTGCCCCGCCGAGGACCTCTGCGTCGACGACCCCGCCGACCGTGCCGCGAACCTCCACTACGCGGCCGCCGCCGTCGACGCCCACGGCATGCTCTACCTCGCCGCCGTCCTCTGGGCCCCCGCCACCACCCCCGCCGGCGCCGTCGGCGTGCGCGCCTCGCTCGACGTCGACGGCGACGGCGCCCCCGACGCCACCGTCCTCGCCGACCGCCTCAAGGGCAGCGACGTCCTGATCGCCCGCACCCTGGACGCCCGCACCGGCGCCGAACTCGACGTCCAGCCCCTCAACGGCCGCTGGGGCGACACCGACACCGCCCTGCTCGACTCCGACACCCTCCTGCTCCCCGTCCGCCGCTCGGCCCTGCCGCCGCTCACCGACCCCCGCTACACGCTGTGGACCAGCCCCACCGACGACCCCGCCGACGCCCTCACCACCCTCGGCCCCTACCCCCTCGACCCGACGCTCGCCACCCCCGTCCTCACCCCCGCCCGCCCCGGCCAGGTGCTGCACACCCCGCTGTCGAACGCCCTGCTCCTCCACCACCTCAACCCCGTCGGCGGCCGCGTCCAACTCCTCACCTCCCGCCGCCCGCCGGGCTGA
- the ilvC gene encoding ketol-acid reductoisomerase produces MAELFYEDDADLSIIQGRKVAVIGYGSQGHAHALSLRDSGVDVRVGLLEGSKSRAAAAEAGLRVVTPSEAAAEADVIMILVPDPIQADVYKDAIEPNLKAGDALFFGHGLNIRFGFIQPPADVDVCMVAPKGPGHLVRRQYQEGRGVPCIVAVEQDATGKAFDLALSYAKGIGGTKAGVIKTTFTEETETDLFGEQAVLCGGTAALVKAGFETLVEAGYQPEIAYFECLHELKLIVDLMYEGGLEKMRWSVSETAEWGDYVTGPRIITADTKAEMKKVLAEIQDGTFANTWIAEYKAGLPKYNEYKNADSEHLLETTGKKLRKLMSWVDESA; encoded by the coding sequence GTGGCCGAGCTGTTCTACGAAGACGACGCCGACCTGTCCATCATCCAGGGCCGCAAGGTCGCGGTCATCGGCTACGGCAGCCAGGGCCACGCCCACGCGCTGTCGCTGCGCGACTCGGGCGTGGACGTCCGGGTCGGCCTGCTGGAGGGCTCCAAGTCCCGCGCCGCGGCCGCCGAGGCCGGCCTGCGCGTGGTCACCCCGTCCGAGGCCGCGGCCGAGGCCGACGTCATCATGATCCTGGTTCCGGACCCGATCCAGGCCGACGTCTACAAGGACGCGATCGAGCCGAACCTGAAGGCGGGCGACGCCCTGTTCTTCGGCCACGGCCTGAACATCCGGTTCGGCTTCATCCAGCCGCCGGCCGACGTCGACGTCTGCATGGTCGCCCCCAAGGGCCCGGGCCACCTGGTCCGCCGCCAGTACCAGGAGGGCCGCGGCGTCCCCTGCATCGTGGCCGTCGAGCAGGACGCCACCGGCAAGGCCTTCGACCTGGCGCTGTCGTACGCCAAGGGCATCGGCGGCACCAAGGCCGGCGTCATCAAGACCACCTTCACCGAGGAGACCGAGACCGACCTGTTCGGTGAGCAGGCCGTCCTCTGCGGTGGCACCGCCGCCCTGGTCAAGGCCGGCTTCGAGACCCTGGTCGAGGCGGGCTACCAGCCCGAGATCGCCTACTTCGAGTGCCTCCACGAGCTGAAGCTCATCGTCGACCTGATGTACGAGGGCGGCCTGGAGAAGATGCGCTGGTCGGTCTCCGAGACCGCCGAGTGGGGCGACTACGTGACCGGCCCCCGCATCATCACCGCCGACACCAAGGCCGAGATGAAGAAGGTCCTCGCCGAGATCCAGGACGGCACCTTCGCCAACACCTGGATCGCCGAGTACAAGGCCGGTCTGCCGAAGTACAACGAGTACAAGAACGCGGACAGCGAGCACCTGCTGGAGACCACCGGCAAGAAGCTCCGCAAGCTGATGTCCTGGGTCGACGAGAGCGCCTGA
- a CDS encoding bifunctional diguanylate cyclase/phosphodiesterase, with the protein MNSTESVPPARSSLRRVAAVLLAVLCAGYAAGAAIGWGSTELALVMGDFGLAGAALVAALSCLGHGIAVGGHTRPAWLLFGLSSAMVAFGNGAWGWYEVVLGKPLPPDSLADYAFLLFAPLAITGLLVLAQRPRTPAGWLCLLLDGWLVAGSLFTLSWSLALGRVAAGDGDDPLKLALGLGYPVLDILLVSLVVGLNFRRRDGNRAAVHTAMIGLALTVVCDALFTTPQFHSDYHSGELLDAGWFAGSVLLAWAPWSHARRPLRQHPSAQGLPRRRVASTFSALTPYAAAAVCTAAILYNALGGRSIDRVMLAAASTVGLALIVRQGVMLLDNLSLAQELATKEAHFRSLVQGSSDVIMIAGPSGALSYVSPAALRVYNRDPEDLVGGNLLNLVHPEDVDRVLAEVRRILARTKGARFSNGEPSARVECRIRSGEGEWLHVESTVNPYRDGLILNSRDITERVRLQAQLQHNAFHDPLTDLPNRALFAHRVRAALSAQGPVGTAVAVLFLDLDGFKAVNDTAGHQVGDELLVQAARRLQAAVRSEDTVARFGGDEFAVLVRGRLGHPQVRDLAERIRGALSEPYWIGGAELGVAASIGIAFGPDTPLPVPEPAPAEHGAEPARPADGPAGSAADELLRNADLAMYQAKSRGKGRVVLYTSAMRAELDRRSELEERLRAAVREGSFTLLHQPVVDLAGGRLTGVEAQARWRSAQGMLLTPAEFLRTAESGDAATRFARWLLTEAVAAAARRRADGPAAPPVPVTVRLAAERLCAPGMYETLAGALRDSGLPPELLVLEVARTGPDALADELGRRLAAFRRLGVSTALAGFGAGGGSLGVLARMPFDALKLDRSLVQDLADSTLTRALAGHALRLGRDLGLVTGADGVDHPRQVAALQELGCRRGQGLAFDRPLDELRLRRALLRRGYPVPRPAQGLGGRRALLAPDPRTGGLAEAAATRPGHPHTALDLPQRHTVGGPGGGPHGETAVPPA; encoded by the coding sequence TTGAACTCCACCGAATCGGTGCCGCCTGCCCGTTCCTCGCTGCGCCGGGTCGCGGCCGTGCTGCTCGCGGTGCTCTGCGCCGGGTACGCCGCAGGTGCCGCCATCGGCTGGGGCTCGACTGAACTCGCACTGGTGATGGGGGACTTCGGTCTCGCCGGGGCGGCCCTCGTGGCCGCCCTGTCCTGTCTCGGGCACGGCATCGCGGTGGGCGGCCACACCCGGCCCGCCTGGCTGCTGTTCGGCCTGTCCTCCGCCATGGTGGCCTTCGGCAACGGCGCCTGGGGCTGGTACGAGGTGGTGCTGGGCAAGCCGCTGCCGCCGGACTCGCTCGCCGACTACGCCTTCCTGCTGTTCGCCCCGCTCGCCATCACCGGCCTGCTGGTGCTCGCCCAGCGCCCGCGCACCCCGGCCGGCTGGCTCTGCCTGCTGCTGGACGGCTGGCTGGTGGCCGGCTCACTGTTCACCCTCAGCTGGAGCCTGGCGCTCGGCCGGGTCGCCGCCGGGGACGGCGACGACCCGCTGAAGCTCGCCCTCGGCCTCGGCTACCCGGTCCTGGACATCCTGCTGGTCAGCCTGGTGGTCGGCCTGAACTTCCGCCGCCGGGACGGCAACCGGGCCGCCGTGCACACCGCGATGATCGGCCTGGCGCTGACCGTGGTCTGCGACGCCCTGTTCACCACCCCGCAGTTCCACAGCGACTACCACTCCGGCGAACTGCTCGACGCCGGCTGGTTCGCCGGCTCCGTGCTGCTCGCCTGGGCCCCCTGGTCGCACGCCCGCCGCCCGCTGCGCCAGCACCCCTCCGCGCAGGGCCTGCCGCGCCGCCGGGTGGCCTCCACCTTCAGCGCCCTCACCCCGTACGCGGCCGCCGCGGTGTGCACCGCCGCGATCCTCTACAACGCCCTCGGCGGCCGCTCGATCGACCGGGTGATGCTGGCCGCCGCCAGCACCGTCGGCCTGGCCCTGATCGTCCGTCAGGGCGTGATGCTGCTCGACAACCTGTCACTGGCCCAGGAGCTCGCCACCAAGGAGGCGCACTTCCGCTCCCTGGTGCAGGGCTCCAGCGACGTCATCATGATCGCCGGGCCGTCCGGCGCGCTCTCCTACGTCAGCCCCGCCGCGCTGCGGGTCTACAACCGCGACCCGGAGGACCTGGTCGGCGGCAACCTGCTCAACCTGGTCCACCCCGAGGACGTCGACCGGGTGCTGGCCGAGGTCCGCCGGATCCTGGCCCGCACCAAGGGCGCCCGGTTCAGCAACGGCGAGCCCTCCGCCCGGGTCGAGTGCCGGATCCGCTCCGGCGAGGGGGAGTGGCTGCACGTCGAGTCCACCGTCAACCCGTACCGCGACGGGCTGATCCTGAACAGCCGCGACATCACCGAACGGGTCCGGCTGCAGGCCCAGTTGCAGCACAACGCGTTCCACGACCCGCTCACCGACCTGCCCAACCGGGCGCTGTTCGCGCACCGGGTCCGGGCCGCGCTCTCCGCCCAGGGCCCGGTCGGCACCGCCGTCGCCGTGCTCTTCCTCGACCTGGACGGCTTCAAGGCCGTCAACGACACCGCCGGGCACCAGGTCGGCGACGAGCTGCTGGTGCAGGCCGCCCGCCGGCTGCAGGCCGCCGTCCGCAGCGAGGACACCGTGGCCCGGTTCGGCGGCGACGAGTTCGCCGTCCTGGTCCGCGGCCGGCTCGGCCACCCGCAGGTCCGCGACCTCGCCGAACGGATCCGCGGCGCGCTCTCCGAGCCGTACTGGATCGGCGGCGCCGAACTCGGCGTCGCCGCCTCGATCGGCATCGCGTTCGGCCCCGACACCCCGCTGCCGGTCCCCGAGCCCGCCCCCGCCGAGCACGGCGCCGAACCCGCCCGGCCCGCCGACGGCCCCGCCGGGTCCGCCGCCGACGAGCTGCTCCGCAACGCCGACCTGGCGATGTACCAGGCCAAGTCGCGCGGCAAGGGCCGGGTGGTGCTCTACACCTCCGCCATGCGCGCCGAACTCGACCGCCGCAGCGAACTCGAGGAGCGTCTGCGCGCCGCCGTCCGGGAGGGCTCCTTCACCCTGCTGCACCAGCCCGTGGTCGACCTGGCCGGCGGCCGGCTCACCGGCGTCGAGGCCCAGGCCCGCTGGCGCTCCGCCCAGGGCATGCTGCTCACCCCCGCCGAGTTCCTGCGCACCGCCGAGTCCGGCGACGCCGCCACCCGGTTCGCCCGCTGGCTGCTCACCGAGGCGGTCGCCGCCGCCGCCCGCCGCCGCGCCGACGGCCCCGCCGCACCTCCCGTCCCGGTCACCGTCCGGCTGGCCGCCGAACGGCTCTGCGCCCCCGGCATGTACGAGACGCTGGCCGGCGCCCTGCGCGACAGCGGCCTGCCGCCCGAACTGCTGGTGCTGGAGGTCGCCCGCACCGGCCCCGACGCGCTGGCCGACGAACTCGGCCGCCGGCTGGCCGCGTTCCGCCGCCTCGGGGTGTCCACCGCGCTCGCCGGGTTCGGCGCCGGCGGGGGCTCGCTCGGTGTGCTCGCCCGGATGCCCTTCGACGCGCTGAAGCTCGACCGCAGCCTGGTCCAGGACCTCGCCGACTCCACTCTCACCAGGGCGCTGGCCGGGCACGCGCTGCGCCTCGGCCGGGACCTCGGCCTGGTCACCGGCGCCGACGGCGTCGACCACCCCCGGCAGGTCGCCGCCCTGCAGGAACTCGGCTGCCGGCGCGGCCAGGGCCTGGCCTTCGACCGGCCGCTCGACGAACTGCGGCTGCGCCGCGCCCTGTTGCGGCGCGGCTACCCGGTGCCGCGCCCCGCCCAGGGACTCGGCGGCCGCCGCGCCCTGCTCGCGCCCGACCCGCGAACGGGTGGACTGGCGGAGGCCGCAGCCACCCGCCCCGGCCACCCGCACACCGCCCTCGACCTGCCACAACGCCACACCGTGGGCGGTCCGGGCGGCGGCCCGCATGGTGAGACGGCGGTTCCACCAGCTTGA
- the serA gene encoding phosphoglycerate dehydrogenase → MSKSVVLIAEELSPATVDALGPDFEIRHCNGADRTELLTAIADVDAILIRSATKVDAEALAAAKKLKVVARAGVGLDNVDVAASTKAGVMVVNAPTSNIVTAAELACGLLISVARNISPANAALKGGEWKRNKYTGVELSEKTLGVVGLGRIGVLVAQRMSAFGMKIVAYDPYIQAARAAQMGVKLLSLEELLEVADFITVHLPKTPETIGLIGDEALHKVKPTVRIVNAARGGIVDEDALVRALQEGRVAGAGLDVYAKEPCTDSPLFAFDNVVATPHLGASTDEAQEKAGIAVAKSVRLALAGELVPDAVNVQGGVIAEDVRPGLPLAEKLGRIFTALAGEVAVRLDVEVRGEITQHDVKVLELSALKGVFEDVVAETVSYVNAPLFAQERGVEVRLTTSSESPEHRNVITVRGTLSGGGEISISGTLSGPKQTQKIVGVDGFDVDVALTDHMVFFHYEDRPGVVGTLGRILGDAGINIAGMQVARDGDSALASITVDSEVSQEVLTEIAGAIGAKFARAVNLG, encoded by the coding sequence GTGAGCAAATCCGTAGTCCTCATCGCCGAAGAGCTCTCGCCCGCCACCGTCGACGCCCTCGGGCCGGACTTCGAGATCCGGCACTGCAACGGCGCCGACCGCACCGAGCTGCTGACCGCGATCGCCGACGTCGACGCCATCCTGATCCGCTCCGCCACCAAGGTGGACGCGGAGGCGCTGGCCGCCGCCAAGAAGCTGAAGGTCGTCGCCCGGGCCGGCGTCGGCCTGGACAACGTGGACGTCGCCGCCTCCACCAAGGCCGGCGTGATGGTCGTCAACGCGCCGACCTCCAACATCGTCACCGCCGCCGAGCTGGCCTGCGGCCTGCTGATCTCGGTCGCCCGCAACATCTCGCCGGCCAACGCCGCGCTCAAGGGCGGCGAGTGGAAGCGCAACAAGTACACCGGCGTCGAGCTGAGCGAGAAGACCCTCGGTGTGGTCGGCCTCGGCCGGATCGGCGTGCTGGTCGCGCAGCGGATGTCCGCGTTCGGCATGAAGATCGTCGCGTACGACCCCTACATCCAGGCCGCCCGCGCGGCCCAGATGGGCGTCAAGCTGCTCTCCCTGGAGGAGCTGCTGGAGGTCGCGGACTTCATCACCGTCCACCTCCCGAAGACCCCGGAGACCATCGGCCTGATCGGCGACGAGGCGCTGCACAAGGTCAAGCCGACCGTGCGCATCGTCAACGCCGCCCGCGGCGGCATCGTCGACGAGGACGCCCTGGTCCGCGCCCTGCAGGAGGGCCGGGTGGCCGGCGCCGGCCTGGACGTGTACGCCAAGGAGCCGTGCACCGACTCGCCGCTGTTCGCCTTCGACAACGTGGTGGCCACCCCGCACCTGGGCGCCTCCACCGACGAGGCGCAGGAGAAGGCCGGCATCGCGGTCGCCAAGTCGGTGCGCCTGGCGCTGGCCGGCGAGCTGGTGCCGGACGCGGTGAACGTCCAGGGCGGCGTGATCGCCGAGGACGTCCGCCCGGGCCTGCCGCTGGCCGAGAAGCTCGGCCGGATCTTCACCGCGCTGGCCGGCGAGGTCGCCGTCCGTCTGGACGTCGAGGTCCGCGGCGAGATCACCCAGCACGACGTGAAGGTGCTCGAACTCTCCGCCCTGAAGGGCGTGTTCGAGGACGTGGTGGCCGAGACGGTGTCCTACGTCAACGCCCCGCTGTTCGCCCAGGAGCGCGGTGTCGAGGTGCGCCTGACCACCTCCAGCGAGTCGCCGGAGCACCGCAACGTGATCACCGTCCGCGGCACGCTCTCCGGCGGCGGCGAGATCTCGATCTCCGGCACCCTGTCCGGCCCGAAGCAGACCCAGAAGATCGTCGGCGTGGACGGCTTCGACGTGGACGTCGCGCTCACCGACCACATGGTGTTCTTCCACTACGAGGACCGCCCGGGCGTGGTCGGCACCCTCGGCCGGATCCTCGGCGACGCCGGCATCAACATCGCGGGCATGCAGGTCGCCCGGGACGGCGACAGCGCGCTCGCCTCGATCACCGTGGACAGCGAGGTCTCCCAGGAGGTCCTGACCGAGATCGCCGGTGCCATCGGCGCCAAGTTCGCCCGCGCGGTGAACCTGGGCTGA
- the ilvN gene encoding acetolactate synthase small subunit: MSKHTLSVLVENKPGVLARIAALFSRRGFNIDSLAVGPTEHPDISRMTIVVNVEELPLEQVTKQLNKLVNVIKIVELDQSQAVQRELVLVKVRADAETRSQVVEIVQLFRAKTVDVSPDAVTIEATGSSDKLEAMLRMLEPYGIKELVQSGLVAIGRGARSITDRSLRALDRSA; this comes from the coding sequence ATGTCCAAGCACACCCTGTCCGTCCTGGTCGAGAACAAGCCCGGCGTGCTCGCCCGGATCGCCGCGCTGTTCTCCCGCCGCGGCTTCAACATCGACTCGCTCGCGGTCGGCCCGACCGAACACCCCGACATCTCCCGGATGACCATCGTGGTCAACGTCGAGGAGCTGCCGCTGGAGCAGGTCACCAAGCAGCTCAACAAGCTGGTCAACGTGATCAAGATCGTGGAGCTGGACCAGAGCCAGGCCGTCCAGCGCGAGCTGGTCCTGGTCAAGGTCCGGGCCGACGCCGAGACCCGCTCCCAGGTGGTCGAGATCGTCCAGCTGTTCCGCGCCAAGACCGTCGACGTGTCGCCCGATGCGGTGACGATCGAGGCGACCGGCTCCTCCGACAAGCTGGAGGCCATGCTGCGGATGCTGGAGCCTTACGGCATCAAGGAGTTGGTGCAGTCCGGCCTGGTCGCGATCGGCCGCGGCGCCCGCTCCATCACCGACCGCTCGCTGCGCGCCCTCGACCGCAGCGCCTGA